One window of Dehalobacterium formicoaceticum genomic DNA carries:
- a CDS encoding YlbF family regulator, producing MSVNDQAMELARTLQESKEYRQYLAAKEKLQEDEGNATLFQEFRRIQLELQIAEISGEDTEGTLEQLEHIYQKISLNPIVNEFLTAEYRLARLMTDVQKIIGEALEFWHEPDYSKKYLN from the coding sequence ATGAGTGTGAACGACCAGGCGATGGAATTAGCCAGAACACTTCAGGAAAGCAAAGAATACAGACAGTACCTGGCGGCGAAGGAAAAGCTTCAAGAAGATGAAGGAAATGCCACTTTGTTTCAGGAGTTTCGCCGCATCCAGCTGGAACTGCAAATCGCAGAAATCTCAGGGGAAGATACGGAGGGTACTTTGGAACAATTGGAACATATTTATCAAAAAATAAGTCTAAATCCTATTGTGAATGAATTCCTGACGGCTGAATACCGGTTAGCTCGATTGATGACGGATGTCCAAAAGATTATCGGGGAAGCATTGGAATTCTGGCATGAACCGGATTATTCCAAAAAGTATTTAAATTAA
- a CDS encoding AAA family ATPase: protein MNFSVNELEEKFRQENYISDQDILVPVYLALKLEKPLLITGAPGVGKTEIAKVLSRILDTELIRLQCYEGLDENKALYEWNYQKQLLHIQANKDSSSIETEIFSKEYLLERPLLKAISQPKKVVLLIDEIDKTDAEFEAFLFEVLSDFQVSVPEIGTILAKEIPVVILTSNGERDLSDGLKRRCIFLHIDFPSPEKETEIIKAKVPQLGTELTWQLARGVAYLRTQLALKKKPSISETLDWAQALLTLNAQRMTEHLVDQTISLLLKDKDDLDLFREKGGAKAMLKQTASAESSASGHTHGKV, encoded by the coding sequence ATGAATTTTTCAGTAAATGAACTGGAGGAGAAGTTTCGACAGGAAAATTATATTTCTGATCAGGATATCCTGGTGCCGGTCTATCTGGCCTTGAAACTGGAAAAACCTCTTTTGATTACCGGTGCGCCGGGTGTAGGTAAAACGGAGATTGCCAAGGTACTCAGCCGCATCCTGGATACAGAGTTAATCCGTCTGCAATGCTATGAAGGGCTGGATGAAAATAAGGCTCTGTACGAGTGGAACTATCAAAAACAACTGCTGCATATTCAGGCCAATAAGGACAGCAGTAGTATTGAAACGGAGATTTTCTCCAAGGAATATCTTTTGGAGCGTCCTTTACTGAAGGCGATTTCCCAGCCAAAGAAGGTAGTTTTGTTGATTGATGAAATCGATAAAACCGATGCTGAGTTTGAAGCCTTTTTATTTGAAGTTTTATCTGATTTCCAGGTTTCGGTGCCGGAAATCGGAACCATCCTGGCCAAGGAGATTCCCGTTGTGATCTTGACCAGCAACGGAGAACGGGATTTATCGGACGGGTTAAAACGACGTTGTATCTTTCTCCATATTGATTTTCCTTCCCCGGAAAAGGAAACGGAAATTATTAAAGCAAAAGTACCGCAACTGGGCACGGAGCTGACCTGGCAGCTGGCAAGGGGCGTCGCCTATCTGCGCACCCAACTGGCACTGAAAAAGAAACCTTCCATTTCGGAAACCCTGGATTGGGCCCAGGCTCTTTTAACCTTAAACGCCCAAAGGATGACGGAACATCTGGTGGATCAGACTATTAGCCTGCTTCTCAAGGATAAGGATGACCTGGATTTATTCCGGGAAAAAGGCGGAGCCAAGGCCATGCTGAAACAAACAGCTTCTGCGGAAAGCAGTGCCTCCGGCCATACCCACGGGAAGGTGTAG
- a CDS encoding histidinol-phosphatase HisJ family protein: MLVDYHIHSLAHGERTQTADNLESFILQGIRKGIKEIGFCDHDWVEKKPDFALFEAMQKKYPGIETRVGIEIDHILGREEEIASLLRDQPFDYVLGGVHHLGENNWMFDHPDYKMGYQDKDIDELYRQYFQTVEQAALSGFYQVMPHLDLIKVFGYRPQKSVLTLMGGLLEIIREKSLAIELNTNGLYKPVGEIYPSCEILQASCKMDIPVIFGSDAHQCDQVGRKIEEAAALAYRVGYRQFATFHKKELILRDLDQLAITSVKRVI, from the coding sequence TTGCTGGTTGATTATCATATACATTCTTTAGCTCATGGGGAAAGAACCCAAACAGCAGACAATTTGGAATCCTTCATTCTTCAGGGAATCAGGAAGGGGATCAAAGAAATTGGATTTTGTGACCACGACTGGGTAGAAAAAAAACCGGACTTTGCTTTATTTGAAGCCATGCAAAAAAAGTATCCGGGGATTGAAACTCGGGTTGGTATCGAAATAGACCACATCTTGGGACGAGAAGAAGAAATCGCTTCATTGCTGAGGGACCAGCCTTTTGATTATGTCTTAGGCGGAGTGCATCATTTAGGCGAGAATAATTGGATGTTTGACCATCCAGACTATAAAATGGGTTATCAGGACAAAGATATTGATGAGCTATATCGGCAATATTTTCAAACTGTGGAGCAGGCTGCCTTATCCGGTTTTTATCAGGTGATGCCCCACCTGGATTTGATCAAGGTTTTTGGCTATCGCCCCCAAAAATCGGTGTTAACCCTGATGGGCGGATTATTGGAAATTATCAGGGAAAAATCCTTGGCTATCGAATTGAATACCAATGGTTTATACAAACCTGTGGGAGAAATCTATCCGTCATGTGAGATTTTACAAGCAAGCTGCAAAATGGATATCCCTGTAATCTTTGGTTCCGATGCCCATCAGTGCGACCAGGTAGGCAGGAAGATTGAAGAAGCGGCGGCCCTTGCCTATCGGGTTGGGTATCGTCAGTTTGCTACCTTTCATAAAAAAGAGCTGATACTCAGAGACTTAGACCAATTAGCGATCACCTCGGTGAAAAGGGTCATTTAG
- a CDS encoding Fur family transcriptional regulator yields MKPLKRMTKQRKIILDVLQSTTCHPTADWIYEQARKELPDISLGTIYRNLQHLVQEEEIQELNYGSTFRRFDGNTGLHYHFVCRSCGQVMDVDMPVLRDLNGEAAQVVGGLVEDHRLEFYGICRSCLDKNQGIEEKKECLT; encoded by the coding sequence GTGAAGCCATTAAAAAGGATGACCAAACAAAGAAAGATCATATTGGATGTGCTGCAGAGCACCACCTGCCATCCTACCGCAGATTGGATCTATGAACAAGCCAGAAAAGAACTTCCTGATATCAGCTTGGGTACCATCTATCGCAATTTGCAGCATTTGGTGCAGGAGGAAGAGATTCAGGAGTTGAATTATGGGAGTACCTTTCGCAGATTTGATGGCAATACGGGGCTGCATTATCATTTTGTGTGCCGCAGCTGCGGACAGGTTATGGATGTAGATATGCCGGTCCTCAGGGATCTGAATGGGGAGGCGGCACAGGTAGTTGGGGGATTGGTTGAAGATCATCGTCTGGAGTTTTATGGCATCTGCAGATCATGCCTTGATAAAAACCAGGGGATAGAGGAAAAAAAGGAGTGCTTGACATGA